A stretch of the Thermus thermophilus genome encodes the following:
- a CDS encoding tyrosine-type recombinase/integrase, whose protein sequence is MPKRGAKPRRHASGLWEVRVYVVEDGKRLRRSFYGKTAKEAQAKAAEYQVKHRLGLIPKRDPRTFAEFAQAWLERKARVRGPTTIRAYERELRYLLPTLGNKRLQDIVPSDIRAALDALARKGLSPRSLRKVLERARAVFREALALELVARDPTAAVRVEAPSRPPVGRALEPHEVEALLRAFDAWPTWEVGMALRLCLALGLRAGEALALRWEDVDLEAGVLHVRRAWTAMGGRGVLTEPKTPSSRRSIPIPHATLARLRARYQELLGLGIPPGELRLAWVFPGRTGGPLNPHTLGHALRKMATRLGLPPIRVHDLRHTYGSLLLANGAPLELVAERMGHANPSITLGIYRHLLAHERAAWVVDPEELTSRPRGQA, encoded by the coding sequence GTGCCGAAACGGGGCGCTAAACCGCGCCGCCACGCCTCGGGCCTTTGGGAGGTCCGGGTGTATGTGGTGGAGGACGGCAAACGCCTGCGCCGCTCCTTTTACGGCAAGACGGCCAAGGAGGCGCAGGCGAAGGCGGCGGAGTACCAGGTCAAGCACCGGCTGGGGCTCATCCCTAAGCGCGACCCCCGGACCTTTGCCGAGTTCGCCCAGGCCTGGCTTGAGCGCAAGGCCCGGGTGCGTGGCCCCACCACCATCCGGGCCTACGAGAGAGAGTTGCGGTACCTGCTGCCCACCCTGGGCAACAAACGCCTCCAGGACATCGTCCCAAGCGACATCCGCGCCGCTCTAGACGCCCTGGCCCGCAAGGGGCTTTCTCCCAGGTCGCTGAGGAAGGTCCTGGAGCGGGCCCGGGCCGTGTTCCGGGAGGCCCTGGCCCTCGAGCTGGTGGCGCGGGACCCCACCGCCGCCGTGCGGGTGGAGGCCCCCTCAAGGCCCCCCGTGGGCCGCGCCCTCGAGCCCCACGAGGTGGAGGCCTTGCTCCGGGCCTTTGACGCGTGGCCCACCTGGGAGGTGGGCATGGCCCTGCGCCTCTGCCTGGCCCTGGGGCTGCGCGCGGGCGAGGCGCTGGCGCTCCGGTGGGAGGACGTGGACCTCGAGGCGGGGGTCCTCCATGTGCGCCGGGCGTGGACTGCGATGGGCGGGCGGGGGGTCCTCACCGAGCCGAAAACGCCCTCCTCGAGGCGGAGCATCCCCATCCCCCACGCCACCCTGGCCCGCCTTCGCGCCCGCTACCAGGAGCTCCTCGGGCTGGGGATCCCGCCCGGGGAGCTCAGGTTGGCCTGGGTGTTTCCGGGGCGGACGGGGGGGCCCTTGAACCCTCACACCCTGGGGCACGCCTTACGGAAGATGGCCACCCGCCTGGGCCTTCCCCCCATCCGCGTCCACGACCTTCGCCACACCTACGGAAGCCTGCTCCTCGCCAACGGGGCCCCCCTTGAGCTTGTGGCGGAGCGCATGGGCCACGCCAACCCCAGCATCACCCTGGGCATCTACCGCCACCTCCTGGCCCACGAGCGGGCGGCCTGGGTCGTGGACCCCGAGGAGCTGACGAGCCGGCCCAGGGGGCAGGCGTAG
- a CDS encoding helix-turn-helix domain-containing protein has product MIDVVDYRTMGRKRIRLRLREYLKERGLSVYKLVKLLPEMHPSTVYAIAAGRIESVRLSTLAQVLEGLERLTGEPVDLCVLLRVEEVEGAETGR; this is encoded by the coding sequence ATGATTGACGTAGTAGACTACCGGACAATGGGGCGGAAGCGCATTCGGTTGCGACTGCGGGAGTACCTGAAGGAGCGGGGGCTCAGCGTCTACAAGCTGGTGAAGCTCTTGCCCGAAATGCACCCGTCTACGGTCTACGCGATCGCCGCAGGTAGGATTGAAAGCGTTAGGCTCAGCACGCTCGCCCAGGTGTTGGAGGGCCTCGAGCGGCTCACGGGCGAGCCCGTGGACCTGTGTGTGCTCCTGCGGGTAGAGGAGGTGGAAGGTGCCGAAACGGGGCGCTAA
- a CDS encoding macro domain-containing protein, producing the protein MLRFVRGDLLKAPVEALVNTVNTVGVMGKGVALQFKRAFPDNYQAYVQACKRGEVQIGRIFVHDRGPLAQPRYIFNFPTKKHWRHPARMEYVEEGLKDLVRQIRELRVRSIALPPLGAGNGKLPWPEVKRRIQEALAPLEDVEVLVYEPPGEPQTHPIAPQGTKPRLTPARAALLKLFGLYGALGEPLGRLEAQKLAYFLQEAGLDLRLAFVRQRFGPYAEPLNHVLVRLEGHYIRGFGDRAGASQIRLEPQALNEAILYLADHPEADEAATRAAEWVKGFETPYGLELLATVHWVVRHEGARDWATLQKLLQTWSPRKATFPRTHIQVALDALLKRGALRPEEWRDRLPKPPANVAQEA; encoded by the coding sequence ATGCTCCGCTTCGTACGAGGCGACCTCCTCAAAGCCCCAGTGGAAGCCCTGGTCAACACGGTGAACACCGTGGGGGTCATGGGCAAGGGGGTGGCCTTGCAGTTCAAGCGGGCTTTCCCGGACAACTACCAGGCCTACGTGCAGGCCTGTAAGCGGGGCGAGGTCCAGATTGGCCGCATCTTCGTCCACGACCGGGGGCCCCTGGCCCAGCCCCGCTACATCTTCAACTTCCCCACTAAGAAGCACTGGCGCCATCCCGCCCGCATGGAGTACGTGGAGGAGGGGCTAAAGGACCTGGTGCGCCAAATCCGGGAGCTTCGGGTCCGCTCCATCGCCTTGCCCCCCTTGGGGGCCGGGAACGGGAAGCTTCCCTGGCCCGAGGTCAAGCGGCGCATCCAGGAGGCCCTGGCGCCCCTCGAGGACGTGGAGGTCTTGGTCTACGAACCTCCGGGGGAACCCCAGACCCACCCCATCGCTCCCCAAGGGACCAAGCCCCGCCTCACCCCTGCCCGGGCCGCCCTGCTCAAGCTCTTCGGCCTTTATGGGGCGCTTGGGGAACCCTTGGGCCGCCTCGAGGCCCAAAAGCTGGCCTACTTCCTTCAGGAAGCGGGTTTGGATCTTAGGCTTGCCTTTGTCCGTCAGCGGTTTGGCCCCTACGCCGAGCCCTTGAACCACGTGCTGGTCCGCCTCGAGGGCCACTACATCCGGGGCTTCGGAGACCGCGCGGGGGCTTCCCAGATACGCCTCGAGCCTCAGGCCCTGAACGAGGCCATCCTCTACTTGGCCGACCACCCTGAGGCCGACGAGGCCGCCACCCGGGCGGCGGAATGGGTCAAGGGGTTTGAGACCCCTTATGGCTTAGAGCTTTTGGCCACGGTCCACTGGGTCGTGCGCCACGAAGGGGCCCGGGACTGGGCCACCCTGCAAAAGTTGCTCCAAACCTGGAGCCCCCGCAAGGCCACTTTTCCCCGGACCCACATTCAGGTAGCCCTGGACGCCCTCTTGAAGCGGGGGGCCCTCCGCCCCGAGGAGTGGCGGGACCGGCTTCCTAAACCGCCCGCCAATGTGGCCCAGGAAGCCTAG
- a CDS encoding DUF4433 domain-containing protein, with protein MPQQSPVYPVPTRIYHITHLENLEGILQKGGLLPQSQKPPKRQNVAYGHIQARRAEVVVPVGPRGKLHDYVPFYFCPRSPMLYAIHTGSTEYQGGQRPILHLVSTAQRVAEERLPFVFTDRHAAVQYVRFFHKLEHLKALDWEAIRSTYWAESREKKQAEFLVKGLFPWGLIEEIGVIDESIKAEVESVLARFPGLPHPPVRVRRSWYY; from the coding sequence ATGCCACAGCAAAGCCCGGTCTATCCGGTGCCCACGCGCATCTACCACATCACCCACCTGGAAAACCTCGAGGGCATCCTCCAAAAGGGGGGCCTCCTCCCCCAATCCCAAAAGCCCCCCAAGCGGCAGAACGTGGCCTACGGGCACATCCAGGCCCGCCGGGCAGAAGTCGTGGTGCCCGTGGGCCCGAGGGGCAAGCTCCACGATTACGTGCCGTTTTACTTCTGCCCCCGCTCTCCCATGCTCTACGCTATCCACACCGGATCTACCGAATACCAAGGGGGCCAGCGCCCCATCCTGCACCTGGTCTCCACCGCCCAAAGGGTGGCGGAAGAGCGTCTGCCCTTCGTGTTCACCGACCGCCACGCGGCCGTTCAGTACGTTCGCTTCTTCCACAAGTTGGAGCACCTGAAGGCTTTGGACTGGGAGGCCATTCGGTCTACTTACTGGGCCGAAAGCCGGGAGAAGAAGCAGGCCGAGTTCCTGGTCAAGGGCCTCTTTCCCTGGGGGTTGATTGAGGAGATCGGCGTCATAGACGAGTCCATTAAGGCCGAGGTGGAGTCCGTCCTCGCCCGGTTCCCCGGTCTACCCCATCCCCCGGTGCGGGTGCGCCGGAGTTGGTACTATTAG
- a CDS encoding site-specific DNA-methyltransferase produces MPALEWIGKQAVVRHHLEVPYRILAPVPELSYGEGENLLVEGDNLEALKALLPEYRGRVRLIYIDPPYNTGNEGWVYNDNVSSPEIQAWLKKAVGPEAEDLSRHDKWLSMMYPRLRLLHELLREDGSLWMSIDDNEVHRARMLLDEIFGPQNFVATVVWERSDSPRMDASYFSVRHDYVLVYAKNKPFFRVKRLRDNGGAPSHYNRIDEHGRRYYLKPLRAMGQADRREDRPSMYYPIEAPDGSLVYPQKQDGSAGRWRWSREKLLQKQHLLEWVRGPEGWTPYYRIYYAGDQGTERPPETIWFHTEVGSNRTAAKETKEAFGGQDLFDTPKPLGLLQRILQIATNPHDGDIVLDSFAGSGTTGHAVLKQNAEDGGNRRFILVELDPRIAQNITRKRLEYAARTHGGGFRYLRLGEPLFTPDGRIREGVDYLTLARYVYYRETGEPLPETFTPPLLGVSQRGVAVYLLYNGVLKDKSPKG; encoded by the coding sequence ATGCCAGCCTTGGAGTGGATCGGCAAGCAGGCGGTGGTGCGGCACCACTTGGAAGTCCCTTACCGCATCCTCGCCCCGGTGCCCGAACTCTCCTACGGTGAGGGCGAGAACCTTTTGGTGGAGGGGGACAACCTCGAGGCCCTAAAGGCCCTCCTCCCTGAGTACCGGGGGCGGGTGAGGCTCATCTACATAGACCCCCCCTACAACACGGGCAACGAGGGCTGGGTCTACAACGACAACGTGAGCAGCCCCGAAATCCAGGCCTGGCTGAAGAAGGCGGTAGGCCCGGAAGCGGAAGACCTCTCCCGGCACGACAAGTGGCTTTCCATGATGTATCCCAGGCTCAGGCTCCTCCACGAGCTTTTGCGGGAAGACGGAAGCCTGTGGATGAGCATAGACGACAACGAGGTCCACCGGGCGAGGATGCTCCTAGACGAGATTTTTGGGCCTCAAAATTTTGTAGCCACGGTGGTTTGGGAACGTTCGGATAGTCCTAGAATGGACGCTTCCTATTTTTCGGTGCGACACGATTACGTTTTGGTGTATGCGAAAAACAAACCTTTTTTCAGGGTAAAGAGATTGCGTGACAACGGGGGAGCACCTTCGCACTACAACCGTATTGACGAACACGGAAGACGTTATTATCTGAAGCCTCTTCGGGCTATGGGACAGGCAGATAGGCGTGAGGACAGGCCGTCAATGTACTACCCGATAGAGGCCCCAGATGGTAGTTTGGTTTATCCCCAAAAACAAGATGGTTCGGCTGGGAGATGGCGCTGGTCAAGGGAAAAACTTCTCCAGAAGCAACATCTCTTAGAGTGGGTAAGGGGACCTGAGGGTTGGACTCCCTACTATCGCATCTATTATGCAGGAGATCAGGGTACGGAACGCCCTCCCGAAACCATCTGGTTTCACACAGAAGTGGGCAGCAACCGAACAGCGGCTAAGGAAACGAAAGAAGCCTTCGGTGGCCAAGACCTATTTGACACACCAAAACCCTTAGGGCTTCTCCAGCGCATCCTGCAGATTGCCACCAACCCCCATGACGGGGACATCGTCCTGGACTCCTTTGCCGGTAGCGGCACCACGGGGCACGCGGTGCTCAAGCAAAACGCCGAGGACGGGGGCAACCGGCGCTTCATCCTGGTGGAGCTGGACCCTAGGATCGCACAGAACATCACCCGCAAGCGCCTGGAGTACGCCGCCAGGACGCATGGGGGCGGCTTCCGGTACCTGCGCCTGGGGGAACCCCTCTTCACCCCAGACGGGCGCATCCGGGAAGGGGTGGACTACCTCACCTTGGCCCGGTACGTCTACTACCGGGAGACGGGAGAACCCTTGCCCGAGACCTTCACCCCCCCTCTTTTAGGCGTGTCCCAGCGCGGGGTGGCGGTCTACCTCCTCTATAACGGGGTGCTGAAGGACAAGTCCCCCAAGGGCTGA
- a CDS encoding IS4 family transposase → MPPTTPLSQVITLWVHKVFASLRKTIRSNLALFLSTLLTTPLDPTLSDLARRTPLPTLAQSRLNRLWRFLHHPTLQDPWALTEALLPLLVPRFPKDRPLPLIVDWTFTEDGRHQALVAALPLKGRALVVAFALHPLSPFPSQNRVEEEFLHRLGRAVQDLGYTPLFLLDRGFDRVSLMRKLQGWGMGFLIRLRQNREVEPQGGKRLPLKEGYQRVVHPLREEVRLFGHGGEGVEVTLLVYPGGRDPWYLAYSGPFGGEPPYGWRMWIEEGFRDLKGQGFGLDRHRLRTGASLRGWLWLLALGMALLVLLGARLQGREWLPRLLAHPERQSLFRLGRIALAQGPPPWREAVVEELVRLLQELGGGK, encoded by the coding sequence GTGCCGCCCACCACCCCCCTTTCCCAAGTTATCACCCTCTGGGTCCATAAGGTCTTCGCCTCCCTCAGGAAAACCATCCGCTCCAACCTCGCCCTCTTCCTGTCCACCCTCCTCACTACCCCCCTGGACCCCACCCTCTCCGACCTCGCCCGCAGAACCCCCCTCCCCACCCTGGCCCAAAGCCGCCTCAATCGCCTCTGGCGCTTCCTCCATCACCCCACCCTGCAAGACCCCTGGGCCCTCACCGAAGCCCTCCTCCCCCTCCTCGTCCCTCGTTTCCCCAAAGACCGCCCCCTCCCCCTCATCGTGGACTGGACCTTCACAGAGGACGGTAGGCACCAAGCCCTGGTGGCCGCCCTTCCCCTCAAGGGAAGGGCCCTGGTGGTGGCCTTCGCTCTTCACCCCCTCTCCCCTTTCCCCAGTCAAAACCGGGTGGAGGAGGAGTTCCTCCACCGCCTGGGCCGCGCCGTCCAGGACCTGGGATATACCCCCCTCTTCCTCCTGGACCGCGGCTTTGACCGGGTCTCCCTGATGCGAAAGCTCCAGGGGTGGGGCATGGGCTTCCTCATCCGCCTGCGGCAGAACCGGGAGGTGGAACCCCAAGGGGGGAAGCGCCTTCCCCTGAAGGAGGGCTACCAGCGTGTGGTCCACCCCCTGCGGGAGGAGGTCCGCCTTTTCGGACACGGTGGGGAGGGGGTAGAAGTCACCCTCCTGGTGTACCCAGGGGGTCGGGATCCCTGGTATCTGGCCTATTCGGGCCCTTTTGGGGGGGAGCCGCCCTATGGGTGGCGGATGTGGATTGAAGAGGGGTTTAGGGACCTGAAGGGGCAGGGGTTTGGGCTGGACCGCCATCGGCTGCGGACGGGGGCGAGCCTCAGGGGGTGGTTATGGCTTCTGGCCTTGGGGATGGCGCTCTTGGTCCTTCTGGGGGCGCGCTTGCAGGGCAGGGAATGGCTTCCCCGGCTTCTGGCCCATCCCGAGCGGCAAAGCCTCTTCCGTCTGGGCCGGATCGCCCTGGCCCAGGGGCCCCCGCCTTGGAGGGAAGCAGTGGTGGAGGAGCTGGTCAGGTTGCTTCAGGAACTGGGGGGAGGAAAGTGA
- a CDS encoding DEAD/DEAH box helicase produces the protein MELKTYQEEALKALEDFLHRVRVHADAGLPNPLEQAYREVAGRYLDNPPPYYEPVGLEGIPYVCFRIPTGGGKTLLAAHALAPARRFLGQDAPAVVWLTPTEAIRQQTLRALKDPRHPYRQALEGALGEVRVMDLREALALTPGDVGAVGLVLVATLQAFRVEETEGRKVYEDNGHLMAVFGNLETALPEGASSPPEGVGRYSLANLLRLMRPIVVVDEAHNARTPLSFDTLARLEPGVILEFTATPREDSNVLFAATAHELHREGMIKLPIELVVLKDREAVLQAALAKRKDLEALAEGSREYLRPILLIQAEPKRGEDPFTWERVRSFLLELGVKEEQIAVSTGERDDLTGQDLLSPSSPVRYVITVDKLKEGWDCPFAYVLASVRSLKSSTAIEQVLGRVLRMPGARPKEREELNRAYAFAVSEDFWEAANTLREALVLEGFERYEAERAVYAVGLGLEERVPLKAHPKPEVLESLGSKIAYDPKTKTLVLKEPLTPSEKAILREGLKEEDRDKLPQTVRTPSEEGRVLEVPLLAWHGEPLEAEHFLEEGWSLAGRDAHVDFVPGPLGVRGEIGLEGGRVRIARLEGLDRAGRLFGPHVGWTLESLALWLDRHIPHPDLPQEETLPFLYRALGGLLERGFALEDLVAEKRRLRDLLEAKIRAHREAARKEVFQRLLKNPPASLGTLTLRLEGDYFPSNPYRGAYVFRKHFFPVIADLEDGTEEFQCARLLDELDEVEFWVRNYPTWRHAFRLPYPGGTFFPDFLAKLRNGTLLVVEYKGAHLAHTPETYEKEAIGQLWARKTGNRFLMVRTLQELDALRQAARL, from the coding sequence ATGGAGCTGAAAACCTATCAAGAGGAGGCTCTAAAGGCTCTGGAGGACTTCCTCCACCGGGTAAGGGTTCACGCGGACGCCGGCCTTCCCAACCCCTTGGAGCAGGCCTACCGCGAAGTGGCGGGGAGGTATCTGGACAACCCACCTCCTTACTACGAACCGGTGGGCCTCGAGGGGATCCCCTACGTGTGCTTCCGCATCCCCACGGGCGGGGGCAAAACCCTCCTGGCGGCCCACGCCTTGGCCCCGGCCCGGCGCTTCCTGGGCCAAGACGCCCCCGCCGTGGTCTGGCTCACGCCCACGGAGGCCATCCGCCAGCAGACCTTGCGGGCTTTGAAGGACCCCCGCCATCCCTACCGTCAGGCCCTCGAGGGGGCTCTGGGTGAGGTCCGGGTCATGGACCTACGGGAGGCCCTGGCCCTGACTCCCGGGGACGTAGGCGCGGTCGGCCTGGTGCTGGTGGCCACCCTCCAGGCCTTCCGGGTGGAGGAAACCGAGGGGCGCAAAGTCTACGAGGACAACGGCCACCTCATGGCCGTCTTCGGGAACCTCGAGACCGCCCTTCCGGAAGGGGCATCCTCGCCCCCGGAAGGGGTGGGGCGGTACTCCCTGGCCAACCTCCTCCGCCTCATGCGTCCCATCGTGGTGGTGGACGAGGCCCACAACGCCCGCACCCCCCTCTCCTTTGACACCCTGGCCCGCTTGGAGCCCGGGGTCATCCTGGAGTTCACCGCCACGCCCCGGGAGGACTCCAACGTCCTCTTCGCCGCCACGGCCCACGAGCTTCACCGGGAGGGCATGATCAAGCTGCCCATAGAGCTCGTGGTGCTGAAGGACCGGGAGGCGGTCCTACAGGCGGCCCTGGCCAAGCGGAAGGACCTCGAGGCCCTGGCCGAGGGAAGCCGGGAGTACCTCCGCCCCATCCTCCTGATCCAGGCCGAACCCAAACGTGGCGAGGACCCCTTCACTTGGGAAAGGGTCCGCTCCTTCCTCCTGGAGCTCGGGGTAAAGGAAGAACAGATAGCGGTCTCCACGGGGGAACGGGACGACCTCACGGGCCAGGACCTCCTCTCTCCCTCCTCCCCCGTGCGCTACGTCATCACCGTGGACAAGCTCAAGGAGGGATGGGACTGCCCCTTCGCCTACGTGCTGGCCTCGGTGCGCTCCCTGAAGTCGTCCACGGCCATTGAACAGGTGCTGGGCCGGGTGCTGCGGATGCCGGGGGCCAGGCCCAAGGAGCGGGAGGAGCTCAACCGGGCCTACGCCTTCGCCGTGTCCGAGGACTTCTGGGAGGCGGCCAACACCCTCCGGGAAGCCCTGGTCCTCGAGGGGTTTGAGCGCTACGAGGCCGAGCGGGCCGTGTACGCCGTGGGCTTGGGCTTGGAGGAGCGCGTGCCCCTCAAAGCCCATCCCAAGCCAGAGGTCCTGGAGTCCCTAGGGTCCAAGATCGCCTACGACCCGAAGACCAAAACCCTGGTCCTCAAGGAGCCCCTGACCCCTAGCGAAAAGGCCATCCTCCGCGAGGGGCTGAAGGAGGAGGACCGGGACAAGCTTCCACAAACCGTTCGCACCCCCTCCGAGGAGGGCAGGGTCCTGGAAGTACCCCTCCTCGCCTGGCACGGGGAGCCCCTGGAGGCCGAGCACTTTCTGGAGGAGGGGTGGAGCCTGGCGGGTCGGGACGCCCACGTGGACTTCGTCCCGGGGCCCCTGGGGGTGAGGGGGGAGATCGGCCTGGAGGGGGGCCGGGTGCGCATCGCCCGCCTGGAGGGGTTGGACCGGGCGGGGAGGCTGTTCGGTCCCCACGTGGGCTGGACCCTGGAAAGCCTCGCCCTTTGGCTGGACCGCCACATCCCCCACCCCGACCTGCCCCAGGAGGAGACCCTGCCCTTCCTCTACAGGGCCTTGGGGGGGCTTCTGGAGCGGGGCTTCGCCCTAGAGGATCTGGTGGCGGAGAAGCGGCGGCTCAGAGACCTCCTGGAGGCCAAGATCCGCGCCCACCGGGAAGCGGCCCGAAAGGAGGTCTTTCAGCGCCTCTTGAAGAACCCTCCTGCCAGCCTGGGGACCCTCACCTTGCGGTTGGAGGGGGACTACTTCCCGTCCAACCCCTACCGGGGGGCTTACGTCTTCCGCAAGCACTTCTTCCCGGTCATCGCCGACCTCGAGGACGGCACGGAGGAGTTCCAGTGCGCCCGCCTTCTGGACGAGCTAGACGAGGTGGAGTTCTGGGTGCGCAACTACCCCACCTGGCGCCACGCCTTCCGCCTGCCCTACCCCGGTGGCACCTTCTTCCCGGACTTCCTGGCCAAGCTTCGGAACGGGACCCTTCTCGTGGTGGAGTACAAGGGGGCGCACCTGGCGCACACCCCCGAGACCTACGAGAAGGAGGCCATTGGCCAGCTCTGGGCCCGGAAGACGGGCAACCGCTTCCTCATGGTGCGCACCCTCCAAGAGCTTGATGCCCTCCGCCAAGCGGCCCGTCTCTGA
- a CDS encoding DUF4411 family protein, giving the protein MYLLDANAIITPFVPGFLEALAKALGRSPEEAKAHLEAWFRDGIKRGILRLGREVRDEILRKRGPGHDLLKSLDGQYKLLEVTEAFFDALEKVAHFVREHYAPEDAEPFLRGADPTLVALAKVHNLTLITQERHVVPQLDGASGLITGRPRLPYVAFAFGVRCVPLLTALLEVQGQASLPQAPGEAGGG; this is encoded by the coding sequence GTGTACCTACTTGACGCCAACGCCATCATCACTCCCTTCGTCCCAGGCTTCCTGGAAGCCCTGGCTAAGGCCCTCGGGAGATCACCAGAGGAGGCCAAGGCCCATCTGGAGGCCTGGTTCCGGGACGGAATCAAAAGGGGCATCCTTCGGCTAGGGCGCGAAGTGAGGGACGAGATCTTGCGAAAGCGGGGTCCGGGCCATGACCTCCTGAAGTCCTTAGACGGGCAGTACAAGCTTCTGGAAGTTACCGAAGCTTTTTTTGACGCCTTGGAGAAGGTGGCCCACTTTGTGAGGGAACACTATGCCCCTGAGGACGCTGAGCCTTTTCTCCGAGGCGCTGACCCGACCCTGGTGGCCCTGGCCAAGGTCCACAACCTCACCCTGATTACCCAGGAAAGGCACGTGGTGCCCCAGCTGGACGGGGCGAGTGGCCTAATCACGGGAAGGCCACGCCTACCCTATGTGGCCTTCGCCTTCGGGGTGCGGTGCGTGCCCTTGCTGACGGCTCTCCTGGAGGTCCAGGGGCAGGCTAGCCTTCCTCAGGCTCCAGGCGAGGCGGGCGGAGGGTAA
- a CDS encoding ImmA/IrrE family metallo-endopeptidase — protein MKTVEVPIKPETLRWAMDWAGLEAESLARKVQVKPEKVERWLEGKEKPTYPQALKLAQALHLGLGHLLLPPPEVKLPLRDFRRGRGRQAPPSPELLEAYHDARRKQEWWRERKGKPLPFVGSGKGASPAEVAREMATFLEVEALRRRARDHQGFLKALADGAEALGVLVLRQGHVGTHTRRTYDPEEFSGFALVDPVAPVVFLNAREHPSRQVFTLAHELAHVWRGEGGLEGGLEEEARDEVEIWADHVAAELLMPEEEFRVAWNGHLPPLEAAREASRCFFVSPRAALERAFRLELVHREGYMEALEALRKTAPPRPRKGGGDFWKTLVVQNSPAFVREVRRAALEGEVDAKDVAFLLNVDLRTAWAFLEGKGVPT, from the coding sequence ATGAAAACGGTAGAGGTACCCATCAAGCCAGAAACCCTCCGGTGGGCCATGGACTGGGCGGGCCTCGAGGCAGAAAGCCTCGCCCGGAAGGTCCAGGTCAAGCCGGAGAAGGTGGAGCGCTGGCTAGAGGGGAAAGAGAAGCCCACCTACCCCCAGGCCCTGAAGCTGGCCCAGGCCCTTCATTTGGGCTTGGGGCACCTCCTCCTGCCCCCGCCCGAGGTCAAGCTTCCTTTGAGGGACTTTCGTCGGGGAAGAGGGCGGCAAGCCCCCCCAAGCCCGGAGCTCCTCGAGGCCTACCACGACGCGCGGCGTAAGCAGGAGTGGTGGCGGGAGCGCAAGGGGAAGCCCCTTCCCTTCGTGGGAAGCGGCAAGGGCGCTTCCCCGGCGGAGGTGGCCCGCGAGATGGCGACCTTCCTGGAAGTGGAAGCCTTGCGGAGGAGGGCCCGGGACCATCAAGGCTTCCTCAAGGCCCTTGCGGACGGGGCGGAAGCCCTTGGGGTTCTGGTCCTCCGGCAAGGGCACGTGGGCACCCACACCCGGAGAACCTACGACCCGGAGGAGTTCTCCGGCTTCGCCCTGGTGGACCCCGTGGCCCCCGTGGTCTTCCTGAACGCCCGCGAGCACCCTTCCCGCCAGGTCTTCACCCTGGCCCACGAGCTGGCCCACGTGTGGCGGGGAGAAGGGGGACTGGAGGGCGGGCTGGAGGAGGAGGCCCGGGACGAGGTGGAGATCTGGGCGGACCACGTGGCCGCGGAGCTTCTGATGCCCGAGGAGGAGTTTCGCGTGGCTTGGAACGGGCACCTTCCCCCCTTGGAGGCCGCCCGGGAGGCTTCCCGGTGCTTCTTCGTGAGCCCGAGGGCCGCCCTGGAGCGGGCCTTTCGCTTGGAACTTGTGCACCGGGAGGGGTACATGGAGGCCCTCGAGGCCCTGCGGAAGACCGCGCCTCCCCGTCCCAGGAAGGGGGGCGGGGACTTCTGGAAGACCCTGGTGGTCCAGAACAGCCCCGCCTTCGTGCGGGAGGTCAGGCGGGCGGCCCTAGAGGGGGAAGTGGACGCCAAGGACGTGGCCTTTCTCCTCAATGTGGACCTCAGGACGGCCTGGGCCTTCCTGGAGGGCAAGGGTGTACCTACTTGA